One genomic region from Thioalbus denitrificans encodes:
- a CDS encoding NADH-quinone oxidoreductase subunit J, which translates to MEQAIFYFFSAVLIFAAGMVITARNPVHAVLFLVLAFFTSAALWLLLEAEFLAIVLVLVYVGAVMVLFLFVVMMLDINLAPLREGFARYLPIGVLVLALVVLEMVLVVGPRLFGPEAVAAPARQAAEHSNTETLGELLYTVYVYPFEVASVILLVAIVAAIALTLRRRPDTRKQEVGRQVAVNRSERVRLVRMAAERPKR; encoded by the coding sequence ATGGAGCAGGCGATCTTCTACTTCTTCTCCGCGGTGCTCATCTTCGCCGCCGGGATGGTAATCACGGCCCGCAACCCGGTGCACGCGGTGCTGTTCCTGGTGCTGGCCTTCTTCACCAGCGCGGCGCTGTGGCTGCTGCTGGAGGCGGAGTTCCTGGCCATCGTGCTGGTGCTGGTCTACGTGGGCGCGGTGATGGTGCTGTTCCTGTTCGTGGTGATGATGCTGGACATCAACCTGGCGCCGCTGCGGGAGGGCTTCGCCCGCTACCTGCCCATCGGGGTCCTGGTGCTGGCGCTGGTGGTGCTGGAGATGGTGCTGGTGGTGGGGCCGCGCCTGTTCGGTCCGGAGGCGGTGGCCGCCCCGGCCCGCCAGGCGGCGGAGCACAGCAATACCGAGACCCTCGGCGAGCTGCTCTACACCGTCTACGTCTATCCCTTCGAGGTGGCGTCGGTGATTCTGCTGGTGGCCATCGTGGCGGCCATCGCGCTGACCCTGCGCCGCCGCCCCGACACCCGGAAGCAGGAGGTGGGCCGACAGGTGGCGGTGAATCGCAGCGAGCGGGTGCGGCTGGTGCGCATGGCCGCGGAACGACCGAAGCGCTGA
- the rimP gene encoding ribosome maturation factor RimP — protein MSRKASELQRIIEPTVTAMGYELLGIEHLSQGRRSLVRIYIDSEQGITLDDCEAVSHQVSGMLDVEDPIRGQYALEISSPGLDRPLFKREHYEQYVGNRVRIRMALPIEGRRKFAGMLAGVREDKVIVIDDEVEYELPLAGIDKANLVPETT, from the coding sequence TTGAGCCGGAAGGCATCCGAACTACAGCGAATCATCGAGCCGACCGTGACCGCCATGGGTTACGAGCTGCTGGGTATCGAGCACCTGTCGCAGGGCAGGCGGTCGCTCGTGCGGATCTACATCGACTCCGAGCAGGGGATTACGCTGGACGACTGCGAGGCGGTCAGCCACCAGGTCAGCGGCATGCTCGACGTGGAGGATCCCATCCGCGGCCAGTACGCCCTCGAGATCTCCTCCCCGGGGCTCGATCGTCCGCTGTTCAAGCGCGAGCACTACGAGCAGTACGTCGGAAACCGGGTGCGCATCCGCATGGCGCTGCCCATCGAGGGGCGGCGGAAGTTCGCCGGCATGCTGGCCGGTGTTCGCGAGGACAAGGTTATCGTCATCGACGACGAAGTCGAGTACGAGCTTCCGTTAGCGGGTATCGACAAGGCCAACCTGGTACCCGAGACGACCTGA
- the nuoL gene encoding NADH-quinone oxidoreductase subunit L, with protein MENIYLTIVLAPLAGAIIAGLFGRYIGRAGAHGVTILGVAVSTALSFLVFKHIVIDGAAAENLSVYTWAVSDGVQFEVGFLVDSLTAVMISVVTFVSLMVHIYTIGYMADDEHNWKDGSLSGNNSYQRFFSYISLFTFSMLMLVMSNNFLQLFFGWEAVGLVSYLLIGFWFQRDTAIYANLKAFLVNRVGDFGFLLGIAAVLMYFNSLDYADVFAAAPLLKEMTIQVLPGSDWSLLSVIGILLFIGAMGKSAQVPLHVWLPDSMEGPTPISALIHAATMVTAGVFMVARMSPLYELSETALGFILVIGATTALFMGLVGLVQNDIKRVVAYSTLSQLGYMMVGLGASAYAAGIFHLATHAFFKALLFLAAGSVIIAMHHEQDIRKMGGLKKYMPITYWTSLVGSLALIGFPGFSGFYSKDAVIEAVHLSQVPGSGYAYFCVLIGVFVTALYSFRMFFLVFHTEERMDEHTRSHLHESPWVVTLPLVLLAIPSVIAGFLFVGPMLFQGLLGEAISVLPGHDVLAELGAEYHGPLAMLLHGLLAPPFWLAAAGVASAWYVYTRRPDIAENIRARVQGLYTLLDHKYYFDEFNDRVFASGGRGLGRLLWRAGDATLIDGWLVNGTANTVGRLAGVLRRVQSGYLYHYAFAMIIGLVGMLSWMLFG; from the coding sequence ATGGAGAACATCTATCTGACCATCGTCCTGGCGCCCCTGGCGGGCGCCATCATCGCCGGGCTGTTCGGCCGCTACATCGGCCGCGCCGGCGCCCATGGCGTGACCATCCTCGGCGTGGCGGTCTCCACCGCGCTGTCGTTCCTGGTGTTCAAGCACATCGTCATCGACGGCGCCGCGGCCGAGAACCTCAGCGTCTATACCTGGGCGGTCAGCGACGGGGTGCAGTTCGAAGTGGGCTTCCTGGTGGATTCCCTCACGGCGGTGATGATCTCGGTGGTCACCTTCGTGTCGCTGATGGTGCACATCTACACCATCGGCTACATGGCCGACGACGAGCACAACTGGAAGGACGGCAGCCTGTCCGGCAACAACAGCTACCAGCGCTTCTTCAGCTACATCTCGCTGTTCACCTTCTCCATGCTCATGCTGGTGATGTCCAACAACTTCCTCCAGCTGTTCTTCGGCTGGGAGGCGGTGGGCCTGGTCTCCTACCTGCTCATCGGTTTCTGGTTCCAGCGCGACACGGCCATCTACGCCAACCTGAAGGCGTTCCTGGTGAACCGCGTGGGCGACTTCGGCTTCCTGCTCGGCATCGCCGCGGTGCTCATGTACTTCAACAGCCTCGACTATGCCGACGTGTTCGCCGCCGCGCCGCTGCTGAAGGAGATGACCATCCAGGTCCTGCCCGGCAGCGACTGGTCGCTGCTCTCCGTCATCGGCATCCTGCTGTTCATCGGCGCCATGGGCAAGTCGGCCCAGGTGCCCCTGCACGTGTGGCTGCCCGACTCCATGGAGGGCCCCACGCCCATCTCCGCGCTCATCCATGCCGCCACCATGGTGACCGCCGGCGTGTTCATGGTGGCGCGCATGTCGCCCCTGTACGAGCTCTCGGAGACGGCGCTGGGCTTCATCCTCGTCATCGGCGCCACCACCGCCCTGTTCATGGGTCTGGTGGGCCTGGTGCAGAACGACATCAAGCGGGTGGTGGCCTACTCCACCCTGTCCCAGCTCGGCTACATGATGGTGGGCCTGGGCGCCTCGGCCTACGCCGCCGGCATCTTCCATCTCGCCACCCACGCCTTCTTCAAGGCGCTGCTGTTCCTGGCCGCGGGCTCGGTCATCATCGCCATGCACCACGAGCAGGACATCCGCAAGATGGGCGGCCTGAAGAAGTACATGCCCATCACCTACTGGACCTCCCTGGTGGGATCGCTGGCGCTCATCGGCTTCCCGGGCTTCTCCGGCTTCTACTCCAAGGACGCCGTCATCGAGGCGGTGCACCTGTCCCAGGTGCCGGGCTCCGGCTACGCCTACTTCTGCGTGCTGATCGGGGTGTTCGTCACCGCGCTCTATTCCTTCCGCATGTTCTTCCTGGTGTTCCACACCGAGGAGCGGATGGACGAGCACACCCGCTCCCATCTGCACGAGTCGCCCTGGGTGGTGACCCTGCCGCTGGTGCTGCTGGCGATCCCGTCGGTCATCGCCGGGTTCCTGTTCGTGGGGCCGATGCTGTTCCAGGGCCTGCTGGGCGAGGCGATCAGCGTGCTGCCCGGCCACGACGTGCTCGCGGAGCTGGGCGCCGAGTACCACGGCCCGCTGGCGATGCTGCTGCACGGTCTGCTGGCGCCGCCCTTCTGGCTGGCCGCGGCCGGCGTGGCCAGCGCCTGGTACGTCTACACCCGGCGGCCGGACATCGCCGAGAACATCCGCGCCCGGGTGCAGGGCCTGTACACGCTGCTGGACCACAAGTACTACTTCGATGAATTCAACGATCGCGTGTTCGCCAGCGGCGGGCGCGGCCTCGGCCGCCTGCTCTGGCGGGCCGGTGACGCGACGCTCATCGACGGCTGGCTGGTGAACGGCACCGCCAACACCGTCGGACGCCTGGCCGGGGTGTTGCGCCGGGTGCAGTCGGGCTACCTCTACCACTACGCCTTCGCCATGATCATCGGTCTGGTGGGGATGCTCAGCTGGATGCTGTTCGGTTGA
- the nuoH gene encoding NADH-quinone oxidoreductase subunit NuoH, translating to MFDWFMNPEGPMVLVVILIKIIALVMPLMLGVAYLTFAERKVIAYLHVRVGPNRVGPRGWLQPIADALKLVMKELLVPSAANRYLFMLGPVMAIAPALTAWAVVPVGEGMVIADINAGLLFLLAMTSMGVYGIIVAGWASNSKYAFLSAMRAGAQMISYEIAMGFALVGVLMAAGSLNLSQIVAAQQGSLLHWFWLPLLPLFLVYFISGVAETNRSPFDVAEGESEIVAGFHVEYSGMAFAVFFLAEYANMILIATLTAILFTGGWLSPFQGIPVLEGLFAWVPGTIWLLLKVCVFLFFFLWFRATFPRYRYDQIMRLGWKVFIPVTIVWIFAEGAAVLAGLGPWFD from the coding sequence ATGTTCGACTGGTTCATGAATCCGGAAGGGCCGATGGTCCTGGTGGTGATCCTCATCAAGATCATCGCGCTGGTGATGCCGCTGATGCTGGGCGTGGCCTACCTGACCTTCGCCGAGCGCAAGGTCATCGCCTACCTCCATGTGCGGGTGGGGCCCAACCGGGTCGGGCCGCGCGGCTGGCTGCAGCCCATCGCCGATGCGCTCAAGCTGGTGATGAAGGAGCTGCTGGTGCCCAGCGCGGCCAACCGCTACCTGTTCATGCTCGGCCCCGTCATGGCCATCGCGCCGGCGCTGACCGCCTGGGCGGTGGTGCCGGTGGGCGAGGGGATGGTCATCGCCGACATCAATGCCGGCCTGCTGTTCCTGCTCGCCATGACCTCCATGGGCGTGTACGGCATCATCGTCGCCGGCTGGGCCTCCAACTCCAAGTACGCCTTCCTCAGCGCCATGCGCGCCGGGGCCCAGATGATCTCCTACGAGATCGCCATGGGCTTCGCGCTGGTGGGTGTGCTGATGGCCGCCGGGAGCCTCAACCTGAGCCAGATCGTGGCGGCCCAGCAGGGCAGTCTCCTGCACTGGTTCTGGCTGCCGCTGCTGCCGCTGTTCCTGGTCTACTTCATCTCCGGCGTGGCCGAGACCAACCGCTCGCCCTTCGACGTGGCCGAGGGCGAGTCGGAAATCGTGGCCGGCTTCCACGTGGAGTACTCGGGCATGGCCTTCGCCGTGTTCTTCCTGGCCGAGTACGCCAACATGATCCTCATCGCCACCCTGACCGCGATCCTGTTCACCGGCGGCTGGCTGTCGCCGTTCCAGGGCATCCCGGTGCTGGAGGGGCTGTTCGCCTGGGTGCCGGGGACGATCTGGCTGCTGCTGAAGGTGTGCGTGTTCCTGTTCTTCTTCCTCTGGTTCCGCGCCACCTTCCCCCGCTACCGCTACGACCAGATCATGCGCCTGGGCTGGAAGGTGTTCATCCCGGTGACCATCGTCTGGATCTTTGCCGAAGGCGCCGCAGTCCTGGCCGGCCTCGGGCCGTGGTTCGACTGA
- the nuoN gene encoding NADH-quinone oxidoreductase subunit NuoN gives MSFEVPQFSPALPEMFVLAMACLVLVLDLFLNDRTRVVTYLLSQATLVGAAVLSLGQYGAGTAVTFSGMFVADDVGHVLKAFIYLTVFLAFLYSRDYLRVRELLRGEFFVLGLFAVLGMMVMISARNLLLVYLGLELLSLSLYALVAFNRDSSRASEAAMKYFVTGALASGMLLYGMSMLYGATGSLDLAQVAERTVAGEGGLVFQFGLVFLVVGIGFKFGAVPFHMWVPDVYEGAPTPVTLFVGSAPKVAAFAMVIRLLAEGLGGLQPHWEGLLAVLVILSLAVGNVIAIAQTNLKRMLAYSTISHMGFLLLGVLSGTAMGYSAAMFYAVTYALTAAGGFGMIILLSRNGFEAERLEDFRGLGTRSPWFAFIMLVLMFSMAGVPPTVGFYAKLAVLQAAVGVDLVWLAVVAVVFSVIGAFYYLRVVRLMYFEPAQDAAPLEAGGDLRLVISANGLALLALGIFPGALFAVCNSAFGL, from the coding sequence ATGAGCTTCGAAGTGCCCCAGTTCAGCCCGGCCCTGCCGGAGATGTTCGTGCTGGCCATGGCCTGCCTGGTCCTGGTGCTGGATCTGTTTCTCAACGATCGCACCCGGGTGGTCACCTACCTGCTCTCCCAGGCCACCCTGGTCGGTGCGGCGGTGCTCAGCCTCGGCCAGTACGGCGCCGGGACGGCCGTCACCTTCAGCGGCATGTTCGTGGCCGACGACGTGGGTCACGTGCTCAAGGCCTTCATCTACCTGACCGTGTTCCTGGCCTTCCTCTACTCCCGCGACTACCTGCGGGTGCGGGAGCTGCTGCGCGGGGAGTTCTTCGTGCTCGGCCTGTTCGCCGTGCTCGGCATGATGGTGATGATCTCCGCCCGCAACCTGCTGCTGGTGTACCTGGGCCTGGAGCTGCTGTCGCTGTCCCTCTACGCGCTGGTGGCCTTCAACCGCGACTCGTCGCGGGCCTCCGAGGCGGCCATGAAGTACTTCGTCACCGGCGCGCTGGCCTCGGGCATGCTGCTGTACGGCATGTCCATGCTCTACGGCGCCACCGGCAGCCTGGACCTGGCCCAGGTGGCGGAGCGGACCGTGGCCGGCGAGGGCGGGCTGGTGTTCCAGTTCGGCCTGGTGTTCCTGGTGGTGGGCATCGGTTTCAAGTTCGGGGCGGTGCCGTTCCACATGTGGGTGCCCGATGTCTACGAGGGCGCGCCCACGCCGGTCACCCTGTTCGTGGGCAGCGCGCCCAAGGTGGCCGCCTTCGCCATGGTGATCCGCCTGCTGGCCGAGGGGCTGGGCGGGCTGCAGCCCCACTGGGAGGGCCTGCTGGCCGTGCTGGTCATCCTCTCGCTGGCGGTGGGCAACGTGATCGCCATCGCCCAGACCAACCTGAAGCGGATGCTGGCCTACTCCACCATCTCCCACATGGGCTTCCTGCTGCTCGGCGTGCTCTCCGGGACCGCGATGGGGTACTCGGCGGCCATGTTCTACGCGGTCACCTACGCGCTGACGGCGGCCGGCGGGTTCGGCATGATCATCCTGCTCTCCCGCAACGGCTTCGAAGCCGAGCGCCTGGAGGACTTCCGGGGACTGGGGACGCGCAGTCCCTGGTTCGCCTTCATCATGCTGGTGCTGATGTTCTCCATGGCCGGGGTGCCCCCCACGGTGGGTTTCTACGCCAAGCTGGCGGTGCTGCAGGCGGCGGTGGGCGTGGACCTGGTCTGGCTGGCCGTCGTGGCGGTGGTGTTCTCCGTCATCGGCGCGTTCTACTACCTGCGGGTGGTGCGGCTGATGTACTTCGAACCGGCCCAGGACGCCGCGCCGCTGGAGGCCGGCGGCGACCTGCGGCTGGTGATCAGCGCCAACGGGCTGGCGCTGCTGGCGCTGGGTATCTTTCCGGGCGCCCTGTTCGCCGTCTGCAACAGCGCATTCGGGCTGTGA
- the nuoK gene encoding NADH-quinone oxidoreductase subunit NuoK: protein MIPLSNYLVVGAVLFGLSMAGIVLNRKNIIVLLMCVELMLLAVNTNFIAFSHYLGDTAGQVFVFFILTVAAAEAAIGLAILVVLFRNRRTINVEDLDELKG from the coding sequence ATGATTCCGCTTTCCAATTACCTCGTCGTGGGGGCCGTGCTCTTCGGTCTGAGCATGGCGGGCATCGTGCTCAACCGCAAGAACATCATCGTGCTGCTGATGTGCGTGGAGCTGATGCTGCTGGCGGTGAACACCAACTTCATTGCCTTCTCCCACTACCTGGGGGATACGGCGGGCCAGGTGTTCGTGTTCTTCATCCTCACCGTGGCGGCGGCCGAGGCGGCCATCGGCCTGGCCATCCTGGTGGTGCTGTTCCGCAACCGGCGCACCATCAACGTCGAGGATCTGGACGAGCTTAAGGGGTAG
- the nusA gene encoding transcription termination factor NusA, with translation MSKEVLLVVEAVSNEKGVDKDVIFAALEAALATATKKRHGGDIDVRVAIDRKTGDYQTFRRWEVADPAVEAEEGIENPEAQLSLEEARQRVPGIEPGESVEEPMESIAFGRIAAQTAKQVIVQKVREAERARVVDAFQDRVGTLVMGVVKKAERGTVVLDLGNNAEGFISREDMIPREAVRPGDRLRGYLYDVRSEPRGPQLFVSRTRPEMLVELFKIEVPEIGEELIEIRGAARDPGSRAKIAVKSNDPRIDPVGACVGMRGSRVQAVSGELSGERVDIVLWDENPAQFVINAMSPAEVVSIVVDEDSHAMDVAVAEEQLSQAIGRSGQNVRLASELTGWVLNVMSVEQAEAKSESEAAALVRNFMDQLDVDEEVATILAQEGFSTLEEVAYVPINEMMEIEEFNEDIVNELRNRARDVLLTQAIVSEEQLESTEPAEDLLAMEGMDRHLAYLLASRGIVTMDDLAEQSVDELLDIEGMDAERAASLIMTARAPWFADEQ, from the coding sequence ATGAGCAAAGAGGTTTTGTTGGTTGTTGAGGCGGTCTCCAACGAGAAGGGCGTCGACAAGGACGTCATCTTCGCGGCGTTGGAGGCGGCGCTCGCCACGGCCACCAAGAAGCGCCATGGTGGTGACATCGATGTGCGGGTCGCCATCGACCGCAAGACCGGGGACTATCAGACCTTCCGTCGCTGGGAGGTGGCTGATCCCGCGGTCGAGGCCGAGGAGGGCATCGAGAATCCCGAGGCCCAGCTGTCGCTCGAAGAGGCCCGCCAGCGCGTCCCCGGCATCGAGCCGGGAGAGTCGGTGGAAGAGCCGATGGAATCCATCGCCTTCGGGCGCATCGCGGCCCAGACCGCCAAGCAGGTCATCGTGCAGAAGGTGCGCGAGGCCGAACGGGCGCGGGTGGTGGATGCCTTCCAGGACCGCGTGGGCACCCTGGTGATGGGAGTGGTCAAGAAGGCCGAGCGCGGCACCGTGGTGCTGGACCTGGGCAACAATGCCGAGGGCTTCATCTCCCGTGAGGACATGATCCCGCGCGAGGCGGTGCGGCCCGGCGATCGCCTGCGCGGTTACCTGTACGACGTCCGCTCCGAACCCCGGGGGCCGCAGCTGTTCGTCAGCCGCACCCGGCCGGAGATGCTGGTGGAGCTGTTCAAGATCGAGGTGCCCGAGATCGGCGAGGAGCTCATCGAGATCCGCGGCGCCGCCCGTGATCCCGGCTCCCGGGCCAAGATCGCGGTGAAATCCAACGATCCCCGCATCGATCCGGTGGGCGCCTGCGTGGGCATGCGCGGTTCGCGGGTGCAGGCCGTTTCCGGCGAGCTGTCCGGCGAGCGGGTGGACATCGTGCTCTGGGACGAGAACCCGGCCCAGTTCGTCATCAACGCCATGTCCCCGGCGGAAGTGGTGTCCATCGTCGTGGACGAGGACTCCCACGCCATGGATGTGGCGGTGGCCGAAGAGCAGCTGTCCCAGGCCATCGGCCGCAGCGGGCAGAATGTCCGCCTGGCGAGCGAACTCACCGGCTGGGTCCTGAACGTCATGAGCGTCGAGCAGGCCGAGGCCAAGAGCGAAAGCGAGGCCGCGGCGCTGGTCAGGAATTTCATGGACCAGCTTGATGTGGATGAGGAAGTGGCTACCATCCTCGCCCAGGAGGGATTCTCCACGCTCGAGGAAGTGGCCTATGTACCCATCAACGAGATGATGGAGATCGAGGAATTCAACGAGGATATCGTCAACGAACTGCGCAACCGTGCCCGTGACGTCCTGCTCACCCAGGCCATCGTCTCCGAGGAGCAGCTGGAGTCCACCGAGCCGGCCGAGGACCTGCTGGCGATGGAGGGCATGGATCGTCATCTCGCCTATCTGCTGGCCAGTCGCGGCATTGTCACCATGGACGACCTGGCGGAGCAGTCGGTGGACGAGTTGCTCGACATCGAGGGCATGGATGCAGAGCGCGCCGCCAGCCTCATCATGACCGCGCGCGCCCCCTGGTTTGCCGACGAGCAGTAA
- a CDS encoding NADH-quinone oxidoreductase subunit M: MTDLPLLSLLVWAPVVGGALVLATGGDRNALAARTVALLAAVGVLLLCVPLWTGFSTGTAEMQFVERHAWIPAFNVEYYLGVDGISMPLIVLTSFTTVLVVIAGWEVIQERVAQYLAAFLIMEGLMNGVFAALDGILFYVFWEAMLIPMFLIIGIWGGPRRIYATIKFFLYTFLGSVFMLVALIYLYLQSGSFSILDFHTLPLGMTAQVLIFLAFLLAFAVKVPMWPVHTWLPDAHVEAPTGGSVVLAAIMLKMGTYGFVRFSLPITPDASASLDGLMIALSLVAVVYIGFVALVQEDMKKLIAYSSIAHMGFVTLGFFIPFTILAATGSSSGAAMGIEGALVQMISHGFVSGALFLCVGVMYDRLHSRQIRDYGGVANTMPSFAAFMMLFAMANAGLPGTSGFVGEFMVILASFKANFWIAFLAAMTLILGAAYTLWMYKRVLFGAVVHEGVAALKDINLRERLVLVLLAATVLVVGLWPAPLLDVMHASVDNLVVHMMQSKLP, translated from the coding sequence ATGACGGATCTACCGCTTCTGAGTCTGCTCGTCTGGGCGCCCGTGGTGGGCGGCGCACTGGTGCTCGCCACCGGTGGCGACCGCAACGCGCTGGCGGCGCGAACCGTGGCCCTGCTGGCCGCGGTCGGCGTGCTGCTGCTGTGCGTACCCCTGTGGACCGGCTTCTCCACCGGCACGGCCGAGATGCAGTTCGTGGAACGGCACGCCTGGATCCCCGCCTTCAACGTGGAGTACTACCTGGGCGTGGACGGCATCTCCATGCCTCTCATCGTGCTCACCAGCTTCACCACCGTACTGGTGGTCATCGCCGGCTGGGAGGTGATCCAGGAGCGGGTGGCCCAGTACCTCGCGGCCTTCCTGATCATGGAAGGGCTGATGAACGGCGTGTTCGCCGCCCTCGACGGCATCCTCTTCTACGTCTTCTGGGAGGCGATGCTGATCCCGATGTTCCTCATCATCGGCATCTGGGGCGGCCCGCGGCGCATCTACGCCACCATCAAGTTCTTCCTCTACACCTTCCTCGGGTCGGTGTTCATGCTGGTGGCGCTGATCTACCTCTACCTGCAGTCCGGCAGCTTCTCCATCCTCGATTTCCACACGCTGCCGCTCGGCATGACCGCCCAGGTGCTCATCTTCCTGGCGTTCCTGCTCGCCTTCGCGGTCAAGGTGCCCATGTGGCCGGTGCACACCTGGCTGCCGGACGCCCACGTGGAGGCGCCCACCGGCGGCTCGGTGGTGCTGGCGGCCATCATGCTGAAGATGGGCACCTACGGCTTCGTGCGCTTCAGCCTGCCCATCACCCCCGATGCCAGCGCCTCGCTCGACGGCCTGATGATCGCCCTGTCCCTGGTGGCGGTGGTCTACATCGGCTTCGTGGCGCTGGTGCAGGAGGACATGAAGAAGCTCATCGCCTATTCCTCCATCGCCCACATGGGCTTCGTGACCCTCGGCTTCTTCATTCCCTTCACCATCCTGGCGGCCACCGGCAGCAGCAGCGGCGCGGCCATGGGCATCGAGGGCGCGCTGGTGCAGATGATCTCCCACGGCTTCGTCTCCGGCGCGCTGTTCCTGTGCGTGGGCGTGATGTACGACCGGCTGCACTCGCGCCAGATCCGCGACTACGGCGGCGTGGCCAACACCATGCCGTCCTTCGCCGCCTTCATGATGCTGTTCGCCATGGCCAATGCCGGACTGCCCGGCACCTCGGGCTTCGTGGGCGAGTTCATGGTCATCCTGGCCAGCTTCAAGGCCAATTTCTGGATCGCCTTCCTGGCGGCGATGACCCTGATCCTGGGCGCCGCCTACACCCTGTGGATGTACAAGCGGGTGCTGTTCGGCGCCGTGGTGCACGAGGGGGTGGCGGCGCTGAAGGACATCAACCTGCGCGAGCGCCTGGTGCTGGTGCTGCTGGCCGCGACCGTCCTGGTGGTCGGGTTGTGGCCGGCGCCGCTGCTGGACGTGATGCATGCCTCGGTGGACAACCTCGTGGTCCACATGATGCAGAGCAAGTTACCCTGA
- the nuoI gene encoding NADH-quinone oxidoreductase subunit NuoI → MSALQRYIKSFLLWELAMGLKLTGRYLFARKITVQYPDEKTPLSPRFRGLHALRRYPNGEERCIACKLCEAVCPALAITIEAEPREDGSRRTTRYDIDLFKCIFCGFCEESCPVDSIVETRIFEYHFEKRGEQIMTKDKLLAIGDRFEAQIAADRAADAPYR, encoded by the coding sequence GTGAGCGCTCTGCAACGCTACATCAAGAGCTTCCTGCTGTGGGAGCTGGCCATGGGGCTCAAGCTCACGGGCCGGTACCTGTTCGCACGGAAGATCACGGTCCAGTACCCGGATGAGAAGACGCCGCTGTCGCCGCGCTTCCGCGGCCTGCACGCCCTGCGCCGCTACCCCAACGGCGAGGAGCGCTGCATCGCCTGCAAGCTGTGCGAGGCGGTGTGCCCGGCGCTGGCCATCACCATCGAGGCCGAGCCCCGCGAGGACGGCTCGCGCCGGACCACGCGTTACGACATCGATCTGTTCAAGTGCATCTTCTGCGGCTTCTGCGAGGAGTCCTGCCCCGTGGATTCCATCGTCGAGACCCGGATCTTCGAGTACCACTTCGAAAAGCGCGGCGAGCAGATCATGACCAAGGACAAACTGCTGGCCATCGGTGACCGGTTCGAGGCGCAGATCGCGGCCGACCGTGCCGCCGATGCGCCCTATCGTTGA